A genomic window from Natrinema sp. HArc-T2 includes:
- a CDS encoding 7-carboxy-7-deazaguanine synthase QueE encodes MPVSDSADRAPGAATDAERGTDGSSDGLPINELFYSLQGEGTLAGVPSVFVRTSGCNLRCWFCDSYHTSWEPTHAWMSLEEILAEIESYDADHVVLTGGEPLLHDDSVALLEALDDRDYHTTVETNGTIYRDAPIDLASISPKLQSSTPTPERDPQGEGEWAERHEADRIDLDTLARLVADYDFQLKFVVTDADDMPEILELLADLRATAEVPIRDDDVLLMPEGATRERLADTRSRVADLAMEHGFRYTPRLHVDLWNDAPET; translated from the coding sequence ATGCCGGTTTCCGACTCCGCCGATCGTGCCCCCGGCGCTGCGACCGATGCCGAGCGCGGAACCGACGGGTCGTCCGATGGCCTGCCGATCAACGAGTTGTTCTACTCGCTCCAGGGCGAGGGCACCCTCGCCGGCGTCCCGTCGGTGTTCGTCCGCACGAGCGGCTGTAACCTCCGGTGTTGGTTCTGTGACTCCTATCACACCTCCTGGGAGCCGACCCACGCCTGGATGAGCCTCGAGGAGATCCTCGCCGAGATCGAGTCCTACGACGCCGACCACGTCGTTCTCACCGGCGGCGAACCCCTGCTTCACGACGACAGCGTTGCCTTGCTCGAGGCCCTCGACGACCGAGACTACCACACCACCGTCGAGACCAACGGGACGATCTACCGGGACGCGCCGATCGACCTCGCCTCGATCAGCCCAAAACTCCAGAGCAGTACACCGACGCCCGAACGCGATCCACAGGGCGAGGGCGAGTGGGCCGAGCGCCACGAAGCCGACCGGATCGACCTCGATACGCTCGCCCGACTCGTCGCAGACTACGACTTTCAGCTCAAATTCGTCGTGACCGACGCCGACGACATGCCGGAGATTCTCGAGTTGCTCGCGGACCTGCGAGCGACCGCCGAGGTTCCGATCCGAGACGACGACGTGCTCCTGATGCCCGAGGGAGCGACCCGCGAGCGACTCGCCGACACGCGCAGCCGGGTCGCCGACCTGGCGATGGAGCATGGCTTCCGGTACACGCCGCGGCTCCACGTCGACCTCTGGAACGACGCGCCCGAAACGTAA
- the queC gene encoding 7-cyano-7-deazaguanine synthase QueC, whose translation MTDTPSDSATDESTTDRAVVLLSGGMDSATVAYEARERGYEIYALHTSYGQRTEDRELECARRLADELDAADFLRIETGHLAAIGASSLTDDELAVEDADIESDEIPSSYVPFRNANLLAMAVSYAEANDCDAVFMGAHSEDFSGYPDCRPAFFEAFEQVVDVGTKPETEIAIEVPFVEHSKTDIAARGVELEVPYEHTWSCYRENEPACGTCDACAFRLQAFQRIGVRDPIEYAERPSYVDDYSSH comes from the coding sequence ATGACTGACACTCCCAGCGACTCCGCGACCGACGAATCGACCACTGACCGCGCCGTCGTCCTCCTCTCCGGCGGGATGGACAGCGCTACCGTCGCTTACGAGGCCCGCGAGCGTGGCTACGAGATTTACGCGTTGCACACGTCCTACGGCCAGCGCACTGAGGATCGCGAACTCGAGTGTGCCCGTCGACTGGCCGACGAGCTCGACGCGGCCGACTTCCTGCGGATCGAGACCGGCCACCTCGCGGCGATCGGGGCCTCGAGTCTCACCGACGACGAGCTGGCCGTCGAAGACGCCGACATAGAGAGCGACGAGATTCCCTCGTCGTACGTTCCCTTCCGGAACGCGAATCTGCTCGCGATGGCGGTCTCCTACGCGGAGGCCAACGACTGCGACGCGGTGTTTATGGGTGCTCATAGCGAGGACTTCTCAGGATACCCTGACTGCCGACCCGCGTTCTTCGAGGCCTTCGAGCAGGTGGTCGACGTCGGCACGAAACCCGAGACCGAGATCGCGATCGAAGTGCCGTTCGTCGAGCACTCGAAGACCGACATCGCCGCACGCGGCGTCGAACTCGAGGTTCCGTACGAACACACGTGGAGTTGCTATCGGGAGAACGAACCCGCCTGTGGCACCTGCGATGCGTGTGCGTTCCGACTGCAGGCGTTCCAGCGGATCGGCGTTCGTGACCCGATCGAGTACGCCGAGCGGCCATCGTACGTCGACGACTATAGTAGCCACTGA
- a CDS encoding iron-containing alcohol dehydrogenase family protein has translation MTADATDRDSAFRFDYDPATIRFGAGCVDDLATELERQGLERALLVCGSTVGSTPAVIEPVRAGLGDRLADVFDETTPKKRLATALEGRERLREVDADAIVSLGGGSSLDVAKAVSTLAASDRATDDVAAAFAETGTITVPDDGLVPILAVPTTLAGADLSTGAGITAAPATLPVDEEVGGGVGDPGLMPAAAFYDPELVATTPDAVLAGSAMNGFDKGIETLYANNATPVTDATARHGLEKLVDGLAAFGDGNRDLDTFETILEGLILVQYGISRPGETTLSIVHAFGHGLTRTDDVQQGAAHAVVVSHVLDYLFEQVGVDARVGMLADALGVGNAADQAAAVVAAVTEVRDTLGLPTRLRDVDGPEPDAFTAVAEAILADSFMTNAPPGLDPTVAEIERVLEAAW, from the coding sequence ATGACAGCCGACGCGACCGACCGCGACTCCGCGTTCCGATTCGACTACGATCCCGCGACGATACGCTTCGGCGCGGGCTGTGTCGACGACCTCGCGACCGAACTCGAGCGACAGGGGCTCGAGCGCGCGCTGCTCGTCTGTGGCTCGACCGTCGGCAGCACACCGGCGGTGATCGAGCCGGTCAGGGCGGGCCTGGGGGATCGATTGGCGGACGTCTTCGACGAGACGACGCCGAAAAAGCGGCTGGCGACGGCGCTCGAGGGTCGCGAGCGGCTGCGGGAGGTCGACGCCGACGCGATCGTCAGCCTCGGCGGCGGCAGCAGCCTCGACGTCGCGAAAGCCGTCAGTACCCTCGCGGCGAGCGATCGAGCGACCGACGACGTCGCCGCCGCGTTCGCCGAAACAGGGACGATCACCGTCCCCGACGACGGATTGGTACCGATCCTCGCCGTACCGACGACGCTGGCCGGTGCCGACCTCTCGACGGGCGCCGGCATCACCGCCGCGCCCGCAACGCTGCCGGTCGACGAGGAGGTCGGCGGTGGCGTCGGCGATCCGGGATTGATGCCAGCAGCCGCGTTCTACGATCCTGAACTGGTCGCGACCACACCCGACGCGGTGCTCGCGGGGTCGGCGATGAACGGCTTCGACAAAGGGATCGAGACGCTCTACGCGAATAACGCGACGCCGGTGACCGACGCGACTGCCCGCCACGGGCTCGAGAAACTCGTCGACGGGCTCGCAGCGTTCGGCGACGGAAATCGCGATCTCGACACGTTCGAGACGATCCTCGAGGGTCTCATCCTCGTCCAGTACGGCATCTCGCGACCCGGCGAGACGACGCTCTCGATCGTCCATGCGTTCGGCCACGGGCTGACGCGAACGGACGACGTCCAGCAGGGGGCCGCCCATGCCGTCGTCGTCTCCCACGTCCTCGACTATCTGTTCGAGCAGGTGGGCGTCGACGCTCGCGTGGGGATGCTCGCGGATGCACTCGGCGTCGGCAACGCCGCGGATCAGGCCGCTGCAGTCGTCGCGGCGGTCACCGAGGTCCGGGACACACTCGGGCTCCCGACACGGCTACGCGACGTCGACGGTCCCGAGCCCGACGCGTTCACTGCCGTCGCGGAGGCGATCCTGGCGGACAGCTTCATGACGAATGCGCCGCCCGGACTCGATCCGACCGTCGCGGAAATCGAACGCGTGCTCGAGGCGGCGTGGTGA
- a CDS encoding DUF1802 family protein, with the protein MSSIESTTDPMPALKERAGVVNALIDGAQTVLVRHPTLDPGEIDEPFVLYPAYSHQKPARYQASYEDYYHRASTKPDAGVPIRAIADVREEYTVSSDDLEALARHYVYTPDGLRDKYDPDDDLRVLLLRVSALESPRLIEERGSYRGCRAWIDLAEAVEIDPEAVTPVLDDATFAERKAAVRDALE; encoded by the coding sequence ATGAGCTCTATCGAATCAACGACGGACCCGATGCCCGCGCTGAAAGAGCGCGCCGGCGTCGTCAACGCCTTGATCGACGGTGCACAGACCGTCCTCGTGCGCCACCCGACGCTCGATCCCGGCGAGATCGACGAACCGTTCGTCCTTTACCCGGCCTACAGCCACCAGAAGCCGGCCCGCTATCAGGCCAGCTACGAGGACTATTACCATCGAGCGAGCACCAAACCCGACGCCGGCGTGCCGATCCGCGCGATCGCCGACGTCCGCGAGGAGTACACCGTCTCGAGCGACGACCTCGAGGCGCTGGCCCGCCACTACGTCTACACGCCGGACGGCCTGCGCGACAAGTACGATCCGGACGACGACCTTCGAGTGCTGTTGCTCCGCGTGTCAGCACTCGAATCACCGCGGCTGATCGAGGAACGCGGCAGCTACCGGGGCTGTCGGGCCTGGATCGATCTGGCCGAGGCGGTCGAGATCGACCCCGAAGCAGTCACGCCCGTCCTCGACGACGCGACCTTCGCCGAACGCAAGGCAGCGGTTCGCGACGCGCTCGAGTGA
- a CDS encoding cobyrinic acid a,c-diamide synthase, which translates to MKGFVLGGVSSGVGKTVATLSIIQALEDAGHAVQPAKAGPDFIDPSHHEAIAGRPSRTLDLWLEGKDGLRRNYQRGAGDICVVEGVMGLYDGDGSSTAMVAEALDLPVVLVVDAKAGMESVAATALGFREYADATGRDVEVAGVVAQRAHGGRHEQGIRDALPDSLEYFGRIPPSGDLEIPDRHLGLEMGDEAALPREALADAAESLRADRLAVVASEPPAPETGESETAAPVDATIAVASDAAFCFRYPATIERLRERADLVTFSPVAGDPVPECDAVYLPGGYPELHAADLESAGTLADLGERATEGLPVLGECGGLMAMCQSLTTAEGETSAMAGILPADVTMCDRYQALDHVELEATAGTLTARAGETIRGHEFHYSSADVDDDARFAFETVRGDGIDGDHDGLIEYDSLGTYVHVHPESGAFDRFLERLEIR; encoded by the coding sequence ATGAAGGGGTTCGTCCTCGGCGGCGTCAGTTCCGGCGTCGGGAAGACGGTCGCGACGCTGTCGATCATCCAGGCGCTCGAGGACGCCGGCCACGCGGTCCAACCGGCCAAGGCGGGTCCGGATTTCATCGATCCGAGCCACCACGAGGCGATCGCGGGACGGCCCTCCCGCACGCTCGACCTGTGGCTCGAGGGGAAAGACGGCCTCCGCCGAAATTATCAGCGCGGCGCAGGTGACATCTGCGTCGTCGAAGGCGTCATGGGGCTGTACGACGGCGACGGCTCGAGCACCGCCATGGTTGCCGAGGCGCTCGACCTCCCTGTCGTCCTCGTGGTCGACGCCAAAGCGGGGATGGAGAGCGTCGCGGCGACCGCGCTGGGCTTTCGCGAGTACGCCGACGCGACCGGTCGTGATGTCGAGGTAGCCGGCGTCGTCGCCCAGCGCGCCCACGGCGGTCGCCACGAGCAGGGGATTCGCGATGCCTTGCCAGACTCCCTCGAGTACTTTGGCCGGATTCCGCCCTCGGGCGACCTCGAGATCCCCGACCGGCATCTCGGGCTCGAGATGGGCGACGAGGCCGCGCTGCCGCGCGAGGCGCTTGCGGACGCTGCAGAATCGCTGCGAGCTGACCGGCTGGCGGTCGTCGCGAGCGAGCCACCCGCGCCCGAGACGGGGGAATCCGAGACGGCAGCGCCGGTCGACGCCACGATCGCCGTCGCCAGCGACGCTGCCTTCTGTTTCCGGTATCCGGCCACGATCGAGCGGCTCCGCGAGCGGGCCGATCTGGTCACCTTCTCGCCGGTCGCGGGCGATCCCGTGCCGGAGTGTGACGCGGTCTACTTGCCCGGTGGCTATCCCGAACTCCACGCTGCCGACCTCGAGTCAGCTGGCACGCTAGCCGACCTTGGCGAACGCGCTACCGAGGGGCTGCCAGTGCTCGGCGAGTGTGGCGGCCTGATGGCCATGTGCCAGTCGCTGACGACGGCAGAGGGCGAGACGAGCGCGATGGCAGGGATCCTGCCTGCGGACGTGACCATGTGCGACCGGTATCAGGCGCTCGATCACGTCGAACTCGAGGCCACGGCGGGAACGCTGACGGCTCGCGCCGGCGAGACGATCCGGGGCCACGAGTTCCACTACTCGAGTGCCGACGTCGACGACGACGCCCGGTTCGCGTTCGAGACGGTTCGTGGTGACGGCATCGACGGCGATCACGACGGCCTGATCGAGTACGACTCGCTTGGCACGTACGTCCACGTTCATCCCGAGAGCGGCGCGTTCGATCGCTTCCTCGAGCGCCTCGAGATACGGTAA
- a CDS encoding beta-ketoacyl-ACP reductase gives MAETVQRLEPLARKPLTDRTCLVTGSSRGIGREIAFELARCGADVAVNYRSSDELAREVTETIEENGETAVPVQADVSDPEQVERMADEVHEELGEIDVLVNNAGITVDRTFENMTYEDWRTVIDVNLNGTFNCTKGFYEDIKTSDNGRLINISSVVGQQGNYGQANYATSKGGLFAFTRTLALELAAHDSTANCVAPGFTETDMLEKVPERVRQKILEDIPLDRFAEPEDVVGMVRFLAGDQAQYMTGQVLGINGGMEW, from the coding sequence ATGGCTGAAACAGTCCAGCGACTCGAGCCCCTCGCGCGCAAGCCGCTGACCGATCGTACCTGTCTCGTCACCGGCTCCTCGCGCGGGATCGGCCGCGAGATCGCGTTCGAACTCGCCCGCTGCGGTGCCGACGTGGCGGTCAACTATCGCTCCTCGGACGAGCTGGCCCGCGAGGTGACCGAGACGATCGAGGAAAACGGCGAGACGGCGGTCCCCGTCCAGGCCGACGTTTCCGATCCCGAACAGGTCGAGCGAATGGCCGACGAAGTCCACGAGGAACTCGGCGAGATCGACGTCCTCGTCAACAACGCGGGGATCACCGTCGATCGGACGTTCGAGAACATGACCTACGAGGACTGGCGGACGGTCATCGACGTCAACCTCAATGGGACGTTCAACTGCACGAAGGGGTTCTACGAGGACATCAAAACCTCCGATAACGGTCGGCTGATCAATATCTCGAGCGTCGTCGGCCAGCAGGGCAACTACGGGCAGGCCAACTATGCAACCTCGAAAGGCGGACTCTTTGCGTTTACGCGGACGCTCGCACTGGAACTCGCCGCGCACGACTCGACGGCCAACTGCGTTGCACCCGGTTTCACGGAGACGGATATGCTCGAGAAGGTTCCCGAACGGGTCCGGCAAAAGATCCTCGAGGATATCCCACTGGACCGGTTCGCCGAACCCGAGGACGTCGTCGGCATGGTTCGCTTCCTCGCCGGCGATCAGGCCCAGTACATGACCGGGCAGGTGCTCGGCATCAACGGCGGCATGGAGTGGTAG
- the cbiT gene encoding precorrin-6Y C5,15-methyltransferase (decarboxylating) subunit CbiT, giving the protein MPPIALPHDAKAGPTKPEVRAVVGSKLALEPDDHFAEVGSCTGAITIEAAQRAGRVTAIERKPERLETTEQNIAANEDVIRADIELRNAEAPEGLPDDADALFLGGSRNFEAVLDHAVNTAVDRVVMNVSRLEVAGRATEAFRERDLLEEVVQFQVSHGYELAGATSFDSDNPVYMLVGSATPDETDGEVSQ; this is encoded by the coding sequence ATGCCACCCATCGCGCTTCCACACGACGCGAAGGCCGGACCGACCAAGCCGGAGGTCCGCGCCGTCGTCGGCTCGAAGCTCGCGCTCGAGCCCGACGACCACTTCGCGGAGGTCGGCTCCTGTACCGGAGCCATCACGATCGAAGCCGCACAACGAGCCGGGCGGGTGACCGCCATCGAGCGCAAACCCGAACGCCTCGAGACGACGGAGCAGAACATCGCCGCCAACGAGGATGTGATTCGAGCGGACATCGAACTACGCAATGCGGAAGCGCCCGAGGGACTGCCCGACGACGCCGACGCGCTCTTTCTGGGCGGGAGCCGGAACTTCGAAGCAGTGCTCGACCACGCCGTCAACACCGCAGTCGACCGCGTGGTCATGAACGTCTCGCGGCTCGAGGTCGCCGGCAGAGCAACCGAGGCTTTCCGCGAGCGCGACCTGCTCGAGGAAGTCGTCCAGTTCCAGGTGAGCCACGGCTACGAACTCGCCGGCGCGACGAGTTTCGACTCGGATAACCCGGTCTACATGCTGGTCGGGAGCGCGACCCCGGACGAGACGGACGGCGAGGTGAGCCAATGA
- a CDS encoding cobalt-factor II C(20)-methyltransferase, giving the protein MTLYGVGLGPGEADLVTVRGKEVLESTDVVYSPGRLSRTVALNHVDESKIGDLDFPMTKDEEKLRRAWKEAAAEIAPNARDGDVAFVTLGDPNVYSTFGHLRRTIDAFHPDVDLEIVPGVSAVTAFATAMGVEIEAGAGLSLREAAAGASPTGPDRMILFKVTDAPATHEGLVEGGYDVTYGRRLFMEQGETIITDDPETIDERDYYTLAYAEKEDLEVEQATAAFETETKDAGGRSAAAVEETDD; this is encoded by the coding sequence ATGACGCTGTACGGCGTCGGGCTCGGCCCCGGCGAGGCCGACCTCGTCACGGTTCGCGGGAAAGAGGTCCTCGAGTCGACCGACGTGGTCTACTCGCCGGGCCGACTCTCGCGGACGGTCGCCCTGAACCACGTCGACGAGTCGAAGATCGGGGACCTGGACTTCCCGATGACGAAAGACGAGGAAAAGCTGCGCCGGGCGTGGAAGGAGGCCGCAGCGGAGATCGCCCCGAACGCACGCGACGGCGACGTCGCGTTCGTGACGCTCGGCGATCCGAACGTCTACTCGACCTTCGGTCACCTGCGCCGGACGATCGATGCGTTCCATCCCGATGTGGACCTCGAGATCGTCCCCGGCGTCAGTGCCGTCACCGCGTTCGCGACCGCGATGGGCGTCGAGATCGAAGCCGGCGCGGGCCTCTCGCTGCGAGAGGCCGCCGCCGGTGCGAGCCCAACGGGACCGGACCGGATGATCTTGTTCAAGGTCACCGACGCGCCCGCGACCCACGAGGGGCTCGTCGAGGGCGGCTACGACGTGACCTACGGTCGCCGGCTGTTCATGGAACAGGGCGAGACGATCATCACCGACGATCCCGAGACGATCGACGAGCGCGACTACTACACGCTCGCTTACGCCGAGAAAGAAGACCTCGAGGTCGAACAGGCGACGGCCGCCTTCGAGACCGAGACGAAGGATGCCGGCGGTCGTTCTGCGGCAGCCGTGGAGGAAACCGATGACTGA
- a CDS encoding cobalt-precorrin-4/precorrin-4 C(11)-methyltransferase — protein sequence MTDETPNDPQDAIDSQSDRRREELDDRIFEHSAGDDQEGVPFVGAGPGNPRLLTVAGKELLEEADLVVHAGSLVNSELLDEYCAHAELVNSVGKDLEELIPLMRDAYEDGDNVVRLHSGDPAIYGAALEQMDALEHEGVPTYFVPGVTSAFAASATLRTQLTLNEVSNHVAFTRPQGKTLTEEEDHISEFVEMGDVTTCIYLGTHAVRDTMDRLLEDDHDPETPVAVIYHASWPDEDVIIGDIGTIADKVEDAGYRASALVVIGDAVTGAGYERSFLYGDWANRGADSSDASESETQAGDD from the coding sequence ATGACTGACGAGACACCCAACGACCCACAGGACGCGATCGACTCACAGAGCGACCGCCGCCGCGAGGAACTGGACGACCGGATCTTCGAACACAGCGCCGGTGACGACCAGGAGGGCGTTCCCTTCGTCGGGGCCGGCCCCGGCAACCCGCGACTGCTGACCGTCGCGGGCAAGGAACTGCTTGAGGAGGCCGACCTCGTCGTCCACGCGGGCTCGCTGGTCAACAGCGAACTCCTCGACGAGTACTGCGCCCACGCCGAACTGGTGAATTCCGTGGGGAAAGACCTCGAGGAACTGATCCCGCTCATGCGGGACGCCTACGAGGACGGCGACAACGTCGTCCGGCTCCACAGCGGCGATCCCGCGATCTACGGGGCCGCACTCGAGCAGATGGACGCGTTAGAACACGAGGGCGTCCCGACCTACTTCGTGCCGGGCGTCACGTCGGCCTTCGCGGCCAGCGCGACGCTGCGAACCCAACTGACGCTCAACGAGGTTTCGAATCACGTCGCGTTCACTCGCCCGCAGGGCAAGACCTTGACCGAGGAGGAAGACCACATCTCCGAGTTCGTGGAGATGGGCGACGTGACGACCTGCATCTACCTGGGGACCCACGCGGTTCGCGATACGATGGACCGGCTGCTCGAAGACGACCACGACCCAGAAACGCCGGTCGCGGTGATCTATCACGCGTCGTGGCCCGACGAGGACGTCATCATCGGCGATATCGGGACGATTGCGGACAAGGTCGAGGACGCCGGCTATCGCGCCTCGGCGCTGGTCGTCATCGGCGACGCGGTGACCGGTGCGGGCTACGAGCGCTCGTTTCTCTACGGTGACTGGGCGAATCGGGGCGCTGACTCGAGCGACGCGAGCGAATCGGAAACACAGGCAGGAGACGACTAA
- the cbiG gene encoding cobalt-precorrin 5A hydrolase, which translates to MSTDNADDATDDAGSDSGGHCSTPDSDGEVAEEIAIISFGRKMDTAEEIKAEIGDRYETIDIIEYHGDVFEEHWGEYDCFIGLMASGIAMRKTAHLLDDKWEDPAICVVDEELTWAIPITGGHHGANQVAQDLATMGAVPAMTTASEAAGKQGVESKAKAMDAHVVNGDSTVKTNLAVLDDNLGPVARLEGPKAVLVGDDVTVLKRNKDEGCVIGTGSVSGASKESFLAAWEEALAQTDYDFDDVEFVGTATRKEDEEGLLEAAQELDLGVVAFDKETLLAHEGPTPSKSKELIGWPGVSEASAIAGGAQQDLVLEKIGYENEVTVAIGR; encoded by the coding sequence ATGAGTACGGACAACGCTGACGACGCGACCGACGATGCTGGATCGGATTCGGGCGGCCACTGTTCGACGCCGGATTCGGACGGCGAAGTCGCCGAGGAGATCGCGATCATTTCCTTCGGTCGGAAGATGGACACCGCTGAGGAGATCAAAGCCGAGATCGGCGATCGCTACGAGACGATCGACATCATCGAATACCACGGCGATGTCTTCGAGGAGCACTGGGGCGAGTACGACTGCTTCATCGGCCTGATGGCGTCGGGCATCGCGATGCGCAAGACGGCCCACCTGTTAGACGACAAGTGGGAGGATCCCGCGATCTGTGTCGTCGACGAGGAACTGACGTGGGCCATCCCGATCACGGGTGGCCACCACGGCGCGAATCAGGTCGCACAGGATCTCGCGACGATGGGTGCCGTCCCGGCCATGACCACCGCAAGCGAGGCCGCAGGCAAGCAGGGCGTCGAGTCGAAGGCGAAGGCGATGGACGCCCACGTCGTCAACGGCGACTCGACGGTCAAGACGAACCTCGCCGTCCTCGACGACAACCTCGGCCCCGTGGCTCGACTCGAGGGCCCGAAGGCCGTCCTCGTCGGTGACGACGTCACCGTCCTCAAGCGCAACAAAGACGAGGGGTGCGTCATCGGCACCGGCAGCGTCTCCGGCGCGAGCAAGGAGTCGTTCCTCGCCGCGTGGGAAGAGGCGCTCGCACAGACCGACTACGACTTCGACGACGTCGAGTTTGTCGGGACCGCGACCCGGAAAGAAGACGAGGAGGGGCTGCTCGAAGCCGCTCAGGAACTCGATCTCGGTGTGGTCGCCTTCGACAAGGAAACGCTGCTCGCCCACGAGGGGCCGACGCCCTCGAAATCGAAGGAGCTGATCGGCTGGCCGGGCGTCTCGGAGGCCTCCGCGATCGCCGGCGGTGCCCAACAGGACCTCGTCCTCGAGAAGATCGGCTACGAAAACGAGGTCACGGTGGCGATCGGCCGATGA
- a CDS encoding precorrin-3B C(17)-methyltransferase, whose protein sequence is MSSDADSTTGDGTPDDHGTLYVVGIGPGLPEHMTMRAKEVIESADVVIASSLYQEFLRDDGTLPPEDAVDDDGVATREDGFEQEIVRSTMGRQIELARAAFDHVREGKDVAHVSGGDPSVYGKSDLIFKMAEEDDATDVPIEIVPGLTAALGGSANVGAPLCNDFCTISLSDKWRGWDEIEEKLRAAAISDFVIVLYNCWRNYEEAVEIVREERTDDAYVAIVNDAGREDAGRNGESHFITTLGEATDHDDKVSGMGTSLIIGNHETETWRNDDRTYLVTPRGGRDVDDF, encoded by the coding sequence ATGAGTTCCGACGCTGACTCCACAACTGGCGACGGCACCCCTGACGACCACGGCACCCTCTACGTCGTCGGCATCGGCCCCGGTCTTCCCGAGCACATGACAATGCGGGCCAAGGAGGTCATCGAATCGGCGGACGTGGTCATCGCCTCGAGCCTCTATCAGGAGTTTCTGCGCGACGACGGGACGCTGCCACCGGAGGACGCTGTCGACGACGACGGCGTCGCGACCCGCGAGGACGGCTTCGAACAGGAGATCGTCCGCTCGACGATGGGCCGCCAGATCGAACTCGCTCGCGCGGCGTTCGACCACGTCCGGGAGGGAAAGGACGTGGCCCACGTCTCCGGCGGCGACCCGTCGGTCTACGGCAAGTCCGACCTCATCTTCAAGATGGCCGAGGAAGACGACGCGACGGACGTACCGATCGAGATCGTCCCCGGCCTCACCGCAGCGCTCGGGGGCTCTGCGAATGTCGGCGCGCCGCTGTGTAACGACTTCTGTACGATCTCGCTGTCGGACAAGTGGCGCGGCTGGGACGAGATCGAGGAGAAACTGCGGGCGGCCGCGATCAGCGACTTCGTGATCGTCCTCTACAACTGCTGGCGCAACTACGAGGAGGCCGTCGAGATTGTCCGCGAGGAGCGGACCGACGACGCCTACGTGGCGATCGTCAACGACGCCGGCCGCGAAGACGCCGGCCGCAACGGCGAGAGCCACTTCATCACGACGCTCGGCGAGGCTACCGACCACGACGACAAGGTCTCCGGGATGGGAACCTCGCTGATCATCGGCAACCACGAGACCGAGACCTGGCGCAACGACGATCGAACGTACCTCGTCACCCCGCGCGGCGGGCGTGACGTCGACGATTTCTAA